TCTCGTCCTCCACGAACATCGAGGCGATGATCCGCAGGTAGAAGAAGGCGGCGATCACGCTGGAGACGACACCGACGATGACCAGCAGCAGCTGACCGGCGTCGATGCCCGCCCGGAAGATCGCGAACTTGGCGGTGAACCCGGCGGTACCCGGGATGCCGGCGAGGGAGATCAGGAACAGCCCCAGCGCCATGGCGGGTTGCGGATACCGGCGGCCGAGGCCACGGAGGTCATCGAGGGTCACGGACTTCTTGAGGCGACGCTCGAAGAACGCCACGACCCCGAAGGAGCCGACCGACATGAACGTGTAGACCAGCAGGTACAGCAGGATCGCGCCGACGGACTCACGACCGGCGGCCCGTGTCCCGTCCGCCCCGAGCGGGCTGATGGAGACCAGGCCGATGGCCACGTAGCCAGCGTGGGCGACCGCGGAGTAGGCGAGGATGCGCTTGACGTCGGTCTGCACGATCGCCAGGACTGCGCCGCCGATCATGGTGACGACGGCCACGCCGATGATGACGGGCGCCCAGATCCACTGGAGGGGGGCCAGCGCACCGACGAAGACCCGGACGAACGCGGCGAACGCAGCAGCCTTGGTGGCCGCGGCCATGAAGCCGGTAACCGGGGTCGGGGCGCCCTGGTAGACGTCCGGGGTCCAGAAGTGGAACGGCACCAGCGCGGTCTTGAACGCGAAGCCGACCAACAGCATCACCAGGGCCACGACGGTCAGGCCGTCGGGGGCGGTCAGCGAGGCAAGCGCCCGGCCGACCTCAGGGATGTTGGTGGAGCCCGCCACGCCGTAGCACAGGGCGATGCCGTACAGCAGCAGGGCGGAGGAGAACGCCCCCAGCAGGAAGTACTTCATCGCCGACTCCTGGCTGTTCAGGTCACGCTTGGCGAGGCCAGCCATGACGTACAGCGCGAGGGAGAGGATCTCCACGGCGATGAAAACGAGGATCAGGTCGTTGGCGGCGGCCAGCAAGGTCATGCCGGTCGCAGCGAACAGCAGCAGCGGGTAGTACTCGCCGCGGTGGATCTGGCGCTCCTCCATGTAGGCGAAGCCGATCGGGATGGTGATCATGCCGGCCAGGCACACCGAGAAGCGGGTGAACAGGGCGACGCCGTCGACGGCTGCCATGCCCGCGAGCAACGAGTCGGTGCCGACCAGCGCCACGGCGTCCTGCCCACCGCTGACGGCGACGAGCTGTCCGGCGTAGGTCTGCCACTGCCAGATGGTCACACCCAGCGCGGCGGCGAAGCCGAGGAAGGTGATGACGGCGCCGAGGCGACGAGGGGTGTCCTTCAGCCAGGCCGTCAGGCCGAACTGCACGACCGCGCCGACGGCGACGATCCCTGCCAGCAACGGCACGTTGGAACCGGTGGTGGAGGCGTTCTGCCAGTAGGCCGCGCCACAGCAGGCGAGGATGACGCCACCCGCGACGAAGGAAGCCTGCAGGCGGTTGCGGTTGTTGCGTCCGGTCGGGGTGACGCCGGCGGTGTCCAGCAGCAGGGCCAGGATGCCGACGCCGAAGAGCACCAGCTCGGGGCTGATCGCCGCCCACGGGAAGTCGACGATCTGTGCGCCCGTCTGGGCCAGCACGG
The nucleotide sequence above comes from Euzebya pacifica. Encoded proteins:
- a CDS encoding NADH-quinone oxidoreductase subunit N translates to MTSLLAHPVLAQTGAQIVDFPWAAISPELVLFGVGILALLLDTAGVTPTGRNNRNRLQASFVAGGVILACCGAAYWQNASTTGSNVPLLAGIVAVGAVVQFGLTAWLKDTPRRLGAVITFLGFAAALGVTIWQWQTYAGQLVAVSGGQDAVALVGTDSLLAGMAAVDGVALFTRFSVCLAGMITIPIGFAYMEERQIHRGEYYPLLLFAATGMTLLAAANDLILVFIAVEILSLALYVMAGLAKRDLNSQESAMKYFLLGAFSSALLLYGIALCYGVAGSTNIPEVGRALASLTAPDGLTVVALVMLLVGFAFKTALVPFHFWTPDVYQGAPTPVTGFMAAATKAAAFAAFVRVFVGALAPLQWIWAPVIIGVAVVTMIGGAVLAIVQTDVKRILAYSAVAHAGYVAIGLVSISPLGADGTRAAGRESVGAILLYLLVYTFMSVGSFGVVAFFERRLKKSVTLDDLRGLGRRYPQPAMALGLFLISLAGIPGTAGFTAKFAIFRAGIDAGQLLLVIVGVVSSVIAAFFYLRIIASMFVEDETATSLAIADPPRSDAAMLGIGLAAVAVVVLGVLPGALVSLAQQAGTFAG